The genomic DNA TTCACCTTCACAGGAACTTGCAAAGAACTTGCGTGCTGACACATATAAGCGTGCAAAGACAGGACATGCTGCAAAGCAAGCGGTTCCGGACGGCCCGCCAGTCTCACCCACCTTGACGCCTGCGCTTCCCGAACCGATGCCGCCAACGACGACTACGACTCCTAGCCAGGATGAGCTTGCATTCTTCGACCGCGTCAAGAAGTTCATCGGAAACAAGAATACGATGAATGAGTTCTTAAAGCTTTGCAACCTGTACTCTCAAGACTTGATCGACAAGTCACTACTGCTCTACCGTGCGCAGTCCTTTATCGGCGGCAATGTCGAGCTTTTCACCTGGTTCAAGAAGTTCATGGGCGAGGACGAGGAGCAACAAAAGTCACGCCCCAAGACGGTCAACTCGCGCGTGTCGTTGTCCAACTGTCGCAGTCTGGGCCCCAGCTACCGTCTGCTTCCCAAGCGCGAGCGGGAGCGAGTATGTAGTGGACGTGACGAACTTTGCCGATCAGTCCTGAACGACGAGTGGGCCTCTCACCCTACGTGGGCTTCTGAAGATTCTGGCTTTGTCGCCCATCGCAAGAACACATTCGAAGAGGGTCTACACAGGATTGAAGAGGAGCGCCACGACTACGACTTCAATATTGAGGCATGCAGCCGTACCATTCAGCAACTTGAACCCATCGCAAACCAATTGCTCGCCATGAAGCCGGAGGATCGGATAGGATTCACGCTTCCTCCCGGTCTTGGTGGACAGAGTGAGACGATCTACAAGCGCGTCATCATGAAGATCTACGGCCGTGAGAGGGGCAGAGATGTAATCAAGGAGCTATTTGCGATGCCTTGGAGCGTGGTTCCAGTTCTTCTCCATCGACTGAAGACGAAGCTGGAGGACTGGAAGGCTGCTCAGCGCGAGTGGGAGAAGGTTTGGCGTGACCAGACCCAGAAGATCTTCTGGAAGTCACTGGATCACCAGAGCATCACAGTCAAGCAAGCCGACAAACGACAGTTCCAGCCAAAGTCCTTGACGAACGAGATTCAAGTCCGATACGAAGAGCAAAAGCGTCTGCAGCAGATCCAAGAGATTCCACAGGAAGATTACCAATTCGCCTTCTCGTTCAAGGATGAAGAGGTGCTGTTCGACGTCGCTCGCCTGATGCTTACTTTCGCGGACAACAACACTGGCGCCGACTTTGCTAAGGTTGTACCCTTCATCAAGGAGTTTGTGCCCCTGTTCTTCGGTATAGATGCGGCCAAATTTGAGCAGCGAGTGCATACATCGGGACGCGATACACCAAACGACTCCGGCGAGGATACTCCATCTCCCGATGAGGATGTCTCTCAGCGCTCGCAGAAGTCGAAGAAGGGTGACCTACGGCGCGATGTTCTCGACCCCCGCGGCAAGTCACGCAAGGACAAGGATGACAGCGCACCGTCAGCTAGTCGGGACAGCACACCAGACACATCTGGTATGGAGGACGAGGCCGCTGGCGACAGCTCCAACTCTAACCCCCGCGGAGACCGACCGCCCACCCATTGGGTAGAATACGCTACGACTCCGACTGCATTCGGCGAGAAGGAGTTTGATCATGATGAACCCTACCGACGTGTGGAGTACAATATGTACGCCAATGCTTCGATCTACTGCTTCTTCCGGATGTTTGTAATGCTCTACGAGAGATTATGGAAGCTTAAAGACAAGGAAGAAGAAGTACGAAAGGCCATTATGCGCGCCAAAGAGCCCAAGGCCGCACACAAGCTCAAGATGCTGGACAAACAGCCAGAGGACTTTTTCAAAGACACATCTCCGTCCGCAAACTACTACCAGCAAGTTCTCGACATGTTTCAGGATCAGATTACCGGCGATGTGGATATGAACTTCATCGAAGAGACTCTGCGGCGGTACTATCTACAGACAGGCTGGCAGCTGTACTCATTTGATAGGCTGCTCAGCTCTCTCGTTCGGTTTGCACTTGCTGTAGTAAGCCATGATAACAAGGATAAGAGCCTTGATATCTACAACCTCTTCAAGAAGGATCGTGTCAATGACACGACAACGCACAAGAACGAGATCAGCTACCGAAAGGCTGTTGAGAAGTACGCCAAGGATACCGACACCTACCGCATCACCTATGTAAGTACTTTCTGTCACGTTCCCGGTGACGATTTTCTAATGTCACAACAGGACCCTGCCAAGATGGAAGCGCATGTACGCCTCTTCAAGAAGGATGACCCAACCTTTGAATTCAACACGCTCGATCGAGTTAAGCGCTGGCGAGCATATATCGCATCCTTCACGGCTATCGAGCCCACGGAAGAGGTCGATGCTTCGCGTGTCCGCTACCCGTATCTAAAGAGGCGCCTAGCCAAGAACGTGGACCTCTCTGAAGAAGAGCGCTTCGAGCAGGTCAGGCACTGTGACACCATCACTATCTCTATCAGCCCTTCCGCATACATCCTGGGCTTTGTCAACAGTGAGCCTTTTGGTAATGGTGGCGTGCAGTACTACGTCCAACCAGATGCTGTACGAGCCGGTCTCAGCGAGGCGGTACCAAATCCGACTGAGGAATACAAGAAGCTGAACGATGAGAGGAGGGAGAGGGTCCAGGAGATTCTTGTTAGGAACAACAGCTGGATGAAGGATCTCAGCCGGGATGACGTGGATGCTAAGAAGACGGCGTTCAAAAAGGATATCGAAGAACCGAGGAAGGTGACTGGCGAAGATGATGTGGATATGGAAGGTGCCGATGGGTTCGGGTATTAATCTCCAT from Pyrenophora tritici-repentis strain M4 chromosome 8, whole genome shotgun sequence includes the following:
- a CDS encoding SIN3, Histone deacetylase complex, SIN3 component, whose product is MGAVMDDEALELHFSPAFDWIQADFECDNRPNNSNPQGPHASSAQPSGPVLPQPSGGGYYASGAATAHNQNLPALPGLTAQPQHSSPHMSAQRPPSSDAGAQGHQAPPEDHVKREAEQRDREHHERQQREHAALQSHSTPMQIHQPVAVAPSTRTIHGPNGLLGQSGPMNGPNLLAPPMGGPNATGQMYGNSASVQHEQTTPRMQHAVQAPTQAQMLMPFAGPPGSMAMGQGQQPILNDALSYLDQVKVQFADHPDVYNRFLDIMKDFKSGAIDTPGVIERVSTLFAGNPALIQGFNTFLPPGYKIECGTNGDPNAIRVTTPMGTMVSTMPAPRPLSPPRSAVNGNNGPQHESTYYETAQGQPWPQQQRAQAEGQESMFSPNNRTLGQPLYGQQQQQGPAPHSPEVTSRPHPDPAGSAAVLAHQQEQRGVSQLQNAVSAATGRSIMSPSVDAGTPLQGQALNGAVQLPQMGGAAAEKRGPVEFNHAISYVNKIKNRFAAHPDIYKNFLEILQTYQRESKPIQDVYAQVTHLFGGAPDLLEDFKQFLPESAAHHRAQQQAAKNAAEDAIMLSNVRGESGYGAVANQQTPGRADTSRLPPMGNFAPTPTANRDNKRKRERQGPVAAPMPTPMSQELPTSNLRGGYTQGSVNKRAKTGHAAKQAVPDGPPVSPTLTPALPEPMPPTTTTTPSQDELAFFDRVKKFIGNKNTMNEFLKLCNLYSQDLIDKSLLLYRAQSFIGGNVELFTWFKKFMGEDEEQQKSRPKTVNSRVSLSNCRSLGPSYRLLPKRERERVCSGRDELCRSVLNDEWASHPTWASEDSGFVAHRKNTFEEGLHRIEEERHDYDFNIEACSRTIQQLEPIANQLLAMKPEDRIGFTLPPGLGGQSETIYKRVIMKIYGRERGRDVIKELFAMPWSVVPVLLHRLKTKLEDWKAAQREWEKVWRDQTQKIFWKSLDHQSITVKQADKRQFQPKSLTNEIQVRYEEQKRLQQIQEIPQEDYQFAFSFKDEEVLFDVARLMLTFADNNTGADFAKVVPFIKEFVPLFFGIDAAKFEQRVHTSGRDTPNDSGEDTPSPDEDVSQRSQKSKKGDLRRDVLDPRGKSRKDKDDSAPSASRDSTPDTSGMEDEAAGDSSNSNPRGDRPPTHWVEYATTPTAFGEKEFDHDEPYRRVEYNMYANASIYCFFRMFVMLYERLWKLKDKEEEVRKAIMRAKEPKAAHKLKMLDKQPEDFFKDTSPSANYYQQVLDMFQDQITGDVDMNFIEETLRRYYLQTGWQLYSFDRLLSSLVRFALAVVSHDNKDKSLDIYNLFKKDRVNDTTTHKNEISYRKAVEKYAKDTDTYRITYDPAKMEAHVRLFKKDDPTFEFNTLDRVKRWRAYIASFTAIEPTEEVDASRVRYPYLKRRLAKNVDLSEEERFEQVRHCDTITISISPSAYILGFVNSEPFGNGGVQYYVQPDAVRAGLSEAVPNPTEEYKKLNDERRERVQEILVRNNSWMKDLSRDDVDAKKTAFKKDIEEPRKVTGEDDVDMEGADGFGY